GTAAAGTACTCTCTTTTTCAATGGTTAATGTGAAAAAAGCAAGTGACAAAGTCACTTGCTAAAGATAATTATTGATTCTTTTTTCTTTTTTTGTTGTTTTGCTTTTGCTCTTCAGTTAAAGGCTCATTTGAGAACTCTGCATTATATCCAGCACCAAGACCTTGTGCTTTTGCTTGATTCATTCCTGGAATTACATGATTCGCTTTACGTTTAACCATCGTAATCACTCCTCATTAACTTGTTGGACAATTTGTTGTAAGTCGTTTCTATATTGCTCTAATTGATGTCTTTGATGCTCAGAAGATACTTCCAACGCATTTTCAATTTGCTGGTAAGCTTCATTCACTTCGTTTTGTAAGTGTTTCAGCTGCTTACCGTATTCACTACTATCGGTAACTAAATGCTGTTCCGCATTCTTTGCTTGTGTGTACCCTTGCTGAGCAGCTTGAAATGCTTGTTGTTTATCTTTATGAAACGGCATACTTCTTCCTCCTTAATAGAAAGCTTTTCATTGTTATTGTTTGCCCACGTGAAAAAATCATACATGAATAAAAGATAAAGACGAAAGCAAACTATTATAGAAGGAGGAGTGGTTACTATGGCTGAAAAGAATTCATATAAAGATCAACGTAAGAATGCTCCAAAAGGCGAAAATCCAGGGCAACCAGCACCGATGAGTGGATCTAAAAAAGTAAAGAAAAGAAATCATGTAGGTGCAACAGACGGAGAAGGGTAAATCCCTTCTCTACTTCTCTAAGCTAGTTAATTTTCATTAATGCCTCTATTACTTGCTTTACTTCTTCATCTGAAATTGTTCTAAAATCAATTAAAACTTTCTCATTTTTTATACGAACAATGACTGGAATTTCAGCTTCTCGCAATTTGGTTGCTAATTGTTGTGACTCATACTTACTATGAATCATTTCTACGACAACTGTTGGCATTAATACATCCGGCATTGTGCCTCCACCAACTTGCGAAAAATCTTGAACTATATTCCAATCAAAAGATGACTTTAACAGCTCCAGCCTTTTTACAAATGTTTCAGCTCTTGATTTAATCGTCTCTATTGATTGTAGTAAATCTCTAACTGTAGGTATCTCTGTTCCTCGTTCTAAAATATAAGATTTTAATGTCGCTTCTAAAGCTGCAATCGTCATTTTATCG
This window of the Lottiidibacillus patelloidae genome carries:
- the sspO gene encoding small acid-soluble spore protein O: MVKRKANHVIPGMNQAKAQGLGAGYNAEFSNEPLTEEQKQNNKKRKKNQ
- a CDS encoding small acid-soluble spore protein P, whose product is MAEKNSYKDQRKNAPKGENPGQPAPMSGSKKVKKRNHVGATDGEG